A window of Enoplosus armatus isolate fEnoArm2 chromosome 3, fEnoArm2.hap1, whole genome shotgun sequence contains these coding sequences:
- the ccdc51 gene encoding mitochondrial potassium channel, with the protein MRYRGAQICLWAHGSCSLSRLSLPGSLPGKFALARTYSAHHQPGPPPPTNPTPPDEKSGAEVVKERALVALQHAGELGRQWGQRSAQTASTSVNYWWERYEEFVGLSEVRVAQTKVTEAEAAFMVARGMVREAHASLEALQGRLKEVRDRLDRVSREEAHYLELATQEHKLLQEERRLRTAYENAEGSEREKFALFSAGVRESHEKERTRAERTKNWSIIGSVLGALIGVMGSTYINRVRLQELRTLLLEAQKGPESLQEALRVQAGNHRSQQDELRTLIDSLRVALNEAFTQRNSVLQDKGGPTPDSPKVPLSALKDLHIGSQRTESLLESLPPQLEQLEQGLGRVEGELSVVRRLLETRPQAETQAAQLQVATPERPERGDQWESEAVVRRLEETQRTLGERIRTNTLYNAVFTYTATAITVSAVYLLLRGTG; encoded by the exons ATGAG GTACAGAGGAGCTCAGATCTGTCTCTGGGCTCATGGCTCGTGCTCCCTGTCCCGTCTCTCCCTGCCTGGATCTCTGCCTGGCAAATTCGCTCTGGCCCGAACCTACAGTGCTCACCATCAGCCcggcccccccccacccactaACCCCACCCCTCCTGATGAAAAGAGCGGAGCCGAGGTGGTGAAGGAGCGTGCCCTGGTGGCCTTACAG CATGCAGGTGAGTTGGGGCGGCAgtggggtcagaggtcggcTCAGACGGCCTCCACCTCAGTCAACTATTGGTGGGAGAGATACGAAGAGTTTGTTGGGCTCAGCGAGGTCCGCGTGGCCCAGACCAAGGTCACTGAG GCCGAGGCAGCGTTCATGGTGGCCAGAGGGATGGTGCGGGAGGCTCATGCCAGCCTGGAGGCCCTGCAGGGCAGGCTGAAGGAGGTCAGAGACCGGCTTGACAGAGTCTCCAGGGAGGAGGCTCACTACCTGGAGCTGGCTACGCAGGAGCACAAACTGCTGCAG GAGGAGCGCCGTCTCCGGACGGCGTACGAGAACGCAGAGGGTTCGGAGAGGGAGAAGTTCGCCTTGTTCTCAGCGGGCGTCAGGGAGAGCCACGAGAAGGAGAGGACGAGAGCGGAACGCACCAAGAACTGGTCCATCATCGGCTCGGTGCTCGGGGCCCTGATCGGGGTCATGGGATCAACCTACATCAACCGCGTCCGCCTGCAG GAGCTGaggactctgctgctggaggcccAGAAGGGTCCAGAGAGCCTGCAGGAAGCCCTCAGAGTCCAGGCTGGAAACCATCGCTCCCAGCAGGACGAGCTCCGCACGCTCATCGACAGCCTCAGGGTCGCTCTGAATGAAGCCTTCACACAGAGGAACAGTGTCCTTCAGGACAAGGGAGGTCCGACCCCAGACTCACCCAAGGTGCCTCTTTCAGCCTTAAAAGACCTCCACATCGGCAGCCAACGGACCGAGTCCCTCCTGGAGTCCCTCCCGCCACAACTGGAACAACTGGAGCAGGGACTTGGTAGAGTTGAGGGTGAATTGTCAGTGGTGAGGAGGCTGCTGGAGACTAGACCACAGGCTGAAACTCAGGCTGCTCAGCTGCAGGTAGCAACaccagagagaccagagagagggGACCAGTGGGAGTCTGAGGCGGTGGTGAGGCGTCTGGAGGAGACCCAGAGGACGCTGGGAGAACGAATCAGGACCAACACTCTTTATAACGCTGTGTTTACCTACACAGCCACAGCCAtcactgtctctgctgtctACCTGCTGCTCAGAGGAACTGGTTAA